The Oreochromis niloticus isolate F11D_XX linkage group LG15, O_niloticus_UMD_NMBU, whole genome shotgun sequence genome includes a region encoding these proteins:
- the LOC100698360 gene encoding moronecidin — MKCTILFLVLSMVVLMAEPGEGFISHIIGGLFSAGKAIHRLIRRRRRGELQLEQELQQQLEQLEKLQQQEKLSQRFNREQLKRERVAFN; from the exons ATGAAGTGCACTATACTGTTCCTTGTGCTGTCGATGGTCGTCCTCATGGCTGAACCTGGGGAAGGCTTTATTTCCCATATTATCGGTGGACTGTTTAGTG ctGGCAAGGCTATCCATCG CCTCATACGACGTAGACGAAGAGGGGAACTGCAGCTTGAGCAGGAACTGCAGCAACAACTGGAGCAACTGGAAAAACTTCAGCAACAGGAAAAGCTTAGCCAACGCTTTAACCGAGAGCAGCTCAAACGAGAGAGAGTTGCTTTTAACTAG